A window of the Henckelia pumila isolate YLH828 chromosome 3, ASM3356847v2, whole genome shotgun sequence genome harbors these coding sequences:
- the LOC140892535 gene encoding dnaJ homolog subfamily C GRV2 isoform X2, translating to MDFVTRHAAADHQTPPPPTATSSSAPPEEPEYLARYTVIKHSWRGRYKRILCISSYSIITLDPNSLSVTNSYDVGSDFESAAPIIGRDENSNEFSISVRTDGRGKFKAIKFSSKYRASIMTELHRIRWNRLAALVEFPVLHLRRRTSEWVSLKMKVTYVGVEVIDLESGELSWCLDFRDMNSPAIFLLSDGQGRKNVDNGGFVLCSLYGRKSKAFQAAPGTSNAVIISNLTKTATAMVGVTLAVDSSQSLTITEYMKLRAKEAVGAEETPLGCWFVTRLRTAAHGMLPYAGSTLTLGPKGGIGDSGDAVSRQLILTKVSLVERRPENYEAVIVRPLSAVSALVRFAEEPQMFAVEFNDGCPTHVYASTSRDSLLAAVRDVLQSEGQYPVPVLPRMTMPGHRIDPPCGRVGLQYPLSQQQLLVDTEFATMHLKYLAAAAKDAVAEGGSIPGSRAKLWRRIREFNACVPFIGVPPNVEVPEVTLMALITLLPAAPNLPPEAPPLPPPSPKAAATVIGFIACLRRLLSSRSAASHVMSFPAAVARIMGLLRNGSEGVAAETAGLVAMLIGGGPGDTNILSDTKGEQHATIMHTKSVLFSDHSNLIILVNRLKPMSVSPLLSMPVVEVFEAMICEPHGETTQYTVFVELLRLVAGLRRRLFALFGHPAESVRETVAVVMRTIAEEDAVAAESMRDAALRDGALLRHLLHGFYLPAGERREVSRQLVALWADSYQPALDLLSRVLPPGLVAYLHTRSQATSSDDVSNQEGSLMSRRQRRLLQQRRNRPGKAIPSQGHTLPSVNAAEVSEQTHPTSPYPIRGSDGYQKSAGDSNSGMVPSIRHSLTHGMENFSNKLPVVGIPPTDQLQGISSPDIPADAYESVATSVTSKVDSDVGSSEPENPGLPAPAQVIMENSLVGCGRLLLNWPDFWRAFGLDHNRADLIWNERTRQELREALKAEVHKLDLEKERTEDIVPGSRSEESISVQECLPQISWNYTEFSVRYPSLAKEVCVGQYYLRLLLESGSGSRAQDFPLRDPVAFFRALYHRFLCDADTGLTVDGAVPDEMGPSDDWCDMGRLDGFGGGGGSSVRELCARAMAIVYEQHHSLIGTFEGTAHVTVLLDRTSDRALRHRLLLLLKVLMKVLSNVEACVLVGGCVLAVDLLTVVHETSERTAIPLQSNLIAATAFMEPLKEWMLIDNNNVKVGPVEKDAIRRLWAIKEIDWTTRCWASGMSDWKRLRDIRELRWAMATRVPVLTAIQVGQVALSILQSMVAARSDIDDAGEIVTPTPRVKRILSSPRCLPHIAQSLLSGEPTIVEASATLLKDIVTRNPKAMIRLYSTGTFYFALAYPGSNLLSIAQLFSVTHIHQAFHGGEEAAVSSSLVLAKRSVLGGLLPESLLYVLERSGPVAFAAAMVSDSDTPEIIWTHKMRAENLIRQVLQHLGDFPQKMSQHCHSLYDYAPMPPVTYPELKDEMWCHRYYLRNLCDEIRFPNWPIVEHVEFLQSLLVMWREELTRRPMDLSEEEACKILEISIEDVSRDDAPKSQSLDLDDIPNLLKQIEYIDEEKLKRQYRKLAMKYHPDKNPEGREKFLAVQKAYECLQVTMQGLQGPQTWRLLLLLKGQCILYRRYGDLLMPFKYAGYPMLLNAITVDSTDNNFLSSDRAPLLVAASELVWLTCASSSLNGEELVRDGGIPLLGTLLSRCMCVVQPTTPAYEPSTTIVANIMRTLSVLSQFESARTEMLEFSGLVEDIVHCTELELVAAAVDAALQTVARVSVSSEFQDALLKAGVLWYLIPLLLQYDSTAEESDKTDAHGVGTSVQIAKNSHAVQASYALSRLSGSETGETPTPYNQAASDALRALLTPKLSSMLKNQSPKDLLATLNSNLESPEIIWNSSTRAELLTFVEEQRALHGPDGSYDLKDSHSFVYEALSKELYVGNVYLRVYNDQPDFEITEPEIFCLALIDFISHQVYKASNEGSDIPGNDDITTGPSVEQDSTCDSSPSSGGKVLGTEEIELVKKLQYGLVSLQYILTKNPNLASVVSSKEKLLPLFECFSLPVASESDIPRLCLTVLSRLTTYAPCLEAMVADSSSLLLLLQMIHSSPTCREGALHVLYALASTPELAWAAAKHGGVVYILELLLPLQDEIPLQQRAAAASLLGKLVGQTMHGPRVAITLARFLPDGLISIIRDGPGEAVVNALEQTTETPELVWTPAMAASLSAQIATMASDLYREQMKGRVVDWDVPEQASGQKEMRDEPQVGGIYVRLFLKDPKFPLRNPKRFLEGLLDQYLSSIAATHYDGQAVDTELPLLLSASLVSLLRVYPALADHVGYLGYVPKLVSAVAYEGRREAMTSDSCLPDDDSVQKISQTPQERVRLSCLRVLHQLAGSTTCAEAMAATSVGTPQVVPLLMKAIGWQGGSILALETLKRVVGAGNRARDALVAQGLKVGLVEVLLGLLDWRAGVRNGLSSQLNWNESEASIGRVLAIEVLHAFATEGAYCTKVRDILDASDIWNAYKDQRHDLFLPSNAQTSAAGVAGLIESSGSSLTYALPAPQTQPSQTKFPATVASDSNGRHG from the exons atggactttgtcacccgcCACGCTGCCGCCGATCATCAGACACCACCACCTCCCACCGCCACCTCTTCTTCCGCCCCACCCGAGGAGCCCGAGTATTTGGCCCGTTATACAGTGATTAAGCACTCATGGCGGGGGCGTTACAAGAGAATTCTTTGCATTTCTAGTTATAGCATTATCACTTTGGATCCGAACTCGCTGTCTGTTACCAATTCTTATGATGTGGGCAGTGATTTTGAAAGTGCTGCTCCCATAATCGGGAGGGATGAAAATTCCAATGAGTTTAGTATCAGTGTGCGGACTGATGGACGTGGGAAGTTTAAGGCAATCAAGTTTTCATCGAAATACAGGGCGAGTATAATGACCGAGTTGCATAGGATAAGATGGAATAGGCTGGCTGCTTTGGTGGAATTTCCTGTTCTTCATTTGCGGAGGAGGACCTCAGAGTGGGTCTCTTTG AAAATGAAAGTCACCTATGTTGGAGTGGAGGTGATAGATCTGGAGTCTGGAGAACTTAGTTGGTGTTTGGATTTCAGAGATATGAATTCTCCTGCCATTTTTCTTTTATCTGATGGTCAGGGAAGAAAAAATGTTGACAATGGAGGATTTGTTCTTTGTTCTCTTTATGGAAGGAAATCTAAAGCTTTCCAAGCTGCTCCAGGGACTTCAAATGCTGTCATCATATCAAATTTA ACAAAAACTGCAACTGCAATGGTTGGTGTGACATTAGCTGTTGACAGTTCTCAATCACTTACCATCACAGAGTACATGAAGCTAAGGG CAAAAGAGGCTGTGGGGGCAGAAGAAACTCCTCTTGGTTGTTGGTTCGTCACAAGATTGCGTACTGCTGCTCATGGAATGCTACCTTATGCTGGATCAACTTTGACACTCGGACCAAAAGGAGGAATTGGAGACTCTGGTGATGCTGTATCTCGACAACTTATTCTCACCAAGGTTTCTCTTGTTGAAAGGCGCCCAGAAAACTATGAA GCTGTTATTGTTCGTCCTCTATCTGCTGTTAGTGCTCTTGTTCGATTTGCTGAGGAGCCACAGATGTTTGCTGTTGAATTTAACGATGGATGTCCTACACAC GTGTATGCTAGTACTTCTCGTGATAGCTTACTTGCTGCAGTTCGGGATGTTTTGCAATCCGAA GGTCAATATCCAGTGCCGGTTTTACCCAGGATGACGATGCCTGGCCATCGAATCGATCCTCCTTGTGGTAGAGTAGGTCTGCAATATCCCTTAAGTCAGCAGCAGCTCCTTGTTGACACTGAATTTGCTACCATGCATTTGAAATACCTGGCCGCAGCTGCGAAAGATGCTGTGGCTGAAGGAGGCTCAATTCCTGGATCAAGAGCTAAACTGTGGCGCAGGATAAGAGAATTTAATGCATGCGTTCCATTTATTGGTGTTCCGCCCAATGTTGAAGTACCTGAGGTGACTTTGATGGCCTTGATTACACTGCTTCCTGCTGCTCCTAATCTTCCTCCGGAAGCCCCACCTTTGCCTCCTCCTTCTCCTAAAGCGGCTGCTACAGTGATAGGTTTCATTGCATGCTTACGGAGGTTGCTGTCTTCACGCAGTGCTGCTTCACATGTTATGTCGTTTCCTGCCGCTGTTGCAAGAATCATGGGCCTGCTTAGAAATGGTTCCGAGGGAGTAGCTGCTGAAACGGCAGGGCTTGTTGCTATGCTGATTGGTGGTGGTCCTGGGGATACAAACATATTATCTGATACAAAAGGAGAACAGCACGCAACAATCATGCACACCAAATCTGTATTATTTTCTGATCATAGTAACTTAATTATCCTTGTGAACAGATTAAAGCCCATGTCAGTTTCGCCTTTATTGTCCATGCCTGTCGTTGAAGTTTTTGAAGCAATGATATGCGAACCGCACGGTGAAACAACCCAGTACACAGTTTTTGTTGAATTACTACGCCTTGTGGCTGGGTTACGTCGTCGTTTGTTTGCTTTGTTTGGACATCCCGCAGAAAGTGTTCGAGAAACAGTTGCAGTAGTTATGCGTACGATAGCGGAAGAAGATGCTGTTGCAGCCGAATCAATGAGGGATGCTGCTTTACGTGATGGTGCCCTGCTGAGGCATTTGTTACATGGATTTTACCTTCCTGCTGGAGAGCGACGTGAGGTCAGCCGACAACTTGTTGCTCTGTGGGCAGATTCTTATCAACCTGCTCTTGATTTGTTATCTAGAGTTCTGCCACCTGGGCTGGTGGCTTATTTGCATACACGGTCTCAAGCTACTTCATCAGACGATGTATCTAATCAGGAAGGTTCCTTGATGAGCAGAAGACAGCGACGACTACTTCAACAAAGGAGGAATCGTCCTGGAAAAGCAATACCATCTCAAGGACACACTTTGCCTTCTGTTAATGCTGCTGAAGTTAGTGAGCAAACACATCCAACGAGTCCTTACCCAATTCGAGGTTCAGATGGTTACCAAAAATCTGCTGGAGATTCAAACAGTGGGATGGTTCCATCCATTCGTCATTCTCTAACTCATGGGATGGAAAACTTTTCTAACAAGCTCCCAGTAGTAGGGATCCCCCCAACGGATCAGTTACAGGGAATTTCTTCTCCTGATATCCCTGCAGATGCATATGAATCAGTGGCAACAAGTGTTACAAGCAAAGTTGATTCTGATGTTGGTTCATCTGAGCCAGAGAATCCAGGCCTTCCAGCTCCGGCGCAGGTGATCATGGAGAATTCTCTTGTTGGATGTGGAAGATTGCTATTAAATTGGCCTGATTTTTGGCGAGCTTTTGGTCTTGATCATAATCGTGCAGATTTGATCTGGAATGAGCGTACTAGACAGGAATTGAGAGAGGCTTTGAAGGCCGAGGTTCATAAACTGGATCTTGAGAAGGAACGAACTGAAGATATCGTTCCTGGCAGTAGATCTGAGGAAAGTATCAGCGTGCAAGAATGCCTCCCACAAATATCATGGAACTACACAGAATTTTCTGTAAGGTACCCCAGCTTGGCCAAAGAAGTTTGTGTGGGTCAATATTATTTGCGTTTGCTTCTTGAGAGTGGCAGCGGCAGCAGGGCTCAAGACTTTCCACTGCGTGATCCTGTTGCTTTTTTCAGAGCACTTTACCATCGATTTCTGTGTGATGCAGACACGGGCCTGACTGTAGACGGTGCTGTTCCGGATGAAATGGGTCCCTCAGATGATTGGTGTGATATGGGAAGATTAGATGGTTTTGGGGGAGGGGGAGGTTCCTCTGTCAGGGAGCTTTGTGCAAGGGCTATGGCAATTGTGTATGAACAGCATCACAGTTTGATAGGTACTTTTGAGGGTACTGCTCATGTGACAGTACTCTTGGACAGGACAAGTGATAGAGCTCTACGACACCGTCTTCTGCTTCTCTTAAAG GTTTTGATGAAGGTTTTATCGAATGTAGAGGCATGTGTCTTGGTAGGAGGTTGTGTGCTTGCAGTTGATTTACTAACAGTAGTTCACGAGACTTCTGAAAGAACTGCTATACCCCTGCAGTCTAACTTAATTGCTGCCACTGCTTTTATGGAACCCTTGAAGGAATGGATGCTCATAGACAATAATAATGTTAAAGTTGGGCCAGTGGAGAAGGATGCGATTAGAAGATTATGGGCAATAAAAGAAATTGATTGGACAACAAGGTGCTGGGCATCTGGGATGTCAGACTGGAAGAGGCTAAGAGACATCCGTGAACTACGGTGGGCAATGGCTACCCGAGTTCCTGTTCTTACTGCGATCCAG GTAGGACAGGTGGCATTGTCCATATTGCAAAGCATGGTAGCTGCTCGTTCAGATATagatgatgcaggagaaatCGTAACACCCACACCTAGAGTAAAAAGGATTTTATCAAGTCCACGTTGTCTTCCACATATCGCGCAA TCATTGCTTTCTGGTGAACCAACTATTGTCGAAGCATCTGCTACTTTACTGAAGGATATCGTCACCAGGAATCCCAAGGCAATGATTAGACTGTACAGTACTGGCACATTTTATTTCGCACTCGCATACCCTGGATCTAATCTTCTTTCAATCGCACAACTCTTCTCTGTAACACATATACATCAAGCCTTTCATGGTGGTGAAGAAGCCGCAGTTTCCTCTTCTCTGGTTTTGGCAAAACGTAGTGTTTTAGGTGGCCTCTTACCAGAGTCTTTGCTGTATGTATTGGAGCGTAGTGGGCCGGTTGCATTTGCGGCAGCAATGGTATCTGATTCTGACACTCCTGAGATAATTTGGACACATAAGATGCGGGCAGAAAATCTTATCCGTCAG GTTCTTCAGCATCTCGGTGATTTTCCTCAAAAAATGTCGCAACATTGTCATTCGTTGTATGATTATGCTCCAATGCCTCCAGTGACATATCCAGAGCTCAAAGATGAAATGTGGTGTCACCGTTATTATCTCCGAAACTTGTGTGATGAAATTAGATTTCCTAATTGGCCTATTGTTGAACATGTCGAGTTTTTGCAATCATTGCTAGTTATGTGGCGTGAGGAGTTAACCCGAAGACCAATGGATCTTTCTGAAGAAGAAGCTTGCAAAATATTGGAGATATCCATTGAAGATGTATCCAGAGATGATGCCCCTAAAAGTCAAAGTTTGGATTTGGACGATATTCCGAATCTACTGAAACAGATTGAATATATTGATGAAGAAAAACTCAAGCGACAATATAGGAAACTTGCAATGAAGTACCATCCTGACAAAAATCCTGAAGGGAGGGAGAAGTTCTTGGCAGTTCAGAAAGCATATGAATGCCTGCAG GTGACCATGCAAGGGTTGCAAGGCCCCCAAACTTGGAGACTGCTGCTGCTACTAAAGGGCCAGTGCATACTATACAGGCGATATGGGGACTTATTGATGCCATTTAAATACGCTGGATATCCAATGCTGCTAAATGCCATTACAGTCGATTCAACCGACAACAATTTTTTGTCCTCTGATCGAGCACCGCTTTTAGTTGCGGCCTCTGAGCTTGTTTGGCTAAC GTGTGCATCTTCTTCATTAAATGGTGAAGAGCTTGTTAGAGATGGTGGGATACcacttcttggaactcttctatCACGATGTATGTGTGTGGTCCAACCAACAACTCCTGCTTATGAACCATCCACCACCATTGTTGCAAACATAATGCGAACTCTCTCAGTTTTAAGTCAATTTGAAAGCGCCAGAACTGAGATGTTAGAGTTTTCTGGACTGGTTGAGGACATTGTTCATTGCACTGAACTTGAGCTTGTGGCTGCTGCTGTCGATGCTGCCCTTCAGACTGTTGCTAGAGTTTCTGTATCCTCTGAGTTTCAAGACGCTTTACTGAAGGCTGGTGTGCTGTG GTACCTCATTCCATTGTTGCTTCAGTATGATTCAACTGCAGAGGAATCGGATAAGACAGATGCTCATGGTGTTGGAACCAGTGTTCAAATAGCAAAGAATTCCCATGCTGTACAAGCATCTTATGCCTTGTCTAGGCTTAGTGGTTCGGAGACCGGTGAGACACCAACTCCTTATAACCAAGCTGCATCTGATGCCTTGAGAGCTTTGCTGACTCCTAAACTTTCAAGCATGCTGAAAAATCAATCACCCAAAGATCTTTTAGCCACATTAAACTCAAACTTGGAATCTCCTGAG ATAATTTGGAACTCCTCTACACGGGCCGAACTTTTGACGTTTGTGGAAGAACAGCGTGCACTGCATGGTCCTGATGGTTCATATGACCTAAAAGATTCACATTCATTTGTTTATGAAGCATTGTCAAAAGAACTCTATGTTGGAAATGTGTACTTGAGAGTCTACAATGATCAACCGGACTTTGAAATCACCGAGCCTGAGATCTTCTGCTTGGCCCTTATTGATTTTATATCACATCAAGTGTATAAAGCATCAAATGAAGGTTCAGATATTCCGGGTAATGATGATATAACCACCGGACCATCTGTTGAGCAGGATTCTACCTGTGATTCTTCACCATCTAGTGGTGGGAAAGTCTTGGGCACGGAGGAGATAGAGTTAGTCAAGAAACTTCAGTACGGTCTGGTATCTCTTCAG TACATCTTGACGAAGAATCCCAACTTAGCTTCTGTAGTGTCCTCAAAGGAAAAGTTATTGCCCCTTTTTGAATGCTTTTCTCTCCCAGTTGCTTCAGAAAGTGACATTCCTCGGTTATGCTTAACTGTTCTGTCACGCCTGACAACATATGCTCCCTGCCTGGAGGCAATGGTTGCAGATAGCTCTAGTCTGCTTCTTTTATTGCAGATGATTCATTCGTCTCCCACCTGTCGTGAAGGAGCTCTGCACGTTCTCTATGCCTTGGCAAGCACACCAGAGCTTGCATGGGCAGCTGCAAAGCATGGTGGGGTGGTTTACATACTTGAACTTCTCTTGCCATTACAAG ATGAAATTCCTTTGCAGCAAAGAGCAGCGGCTGCCTCATTATTGGGAAAGCTTGTTGGGCAGACAatgcatggacctagagttgctATTACCTTGGCTAGGTTTCTGCCAGATGGTCTTATCTCTATAATCAGGGATGGTCCTGGAGAAGCAGTTGTCAATGCTCTTGAACAAACAACAGAAACTCCAGAACTGGTATGGACTCCAGCAATGGCGGCATCGCTGTCTGCTCAAATTGCGACGATGGCTTCAGATTTGTATCGTGAACAGATGAAAGGACGTGTTGTTGATTGGGATGTGCCTGAACAGGCGTCTGGCCAAAAGGAAATGAGAGATGAACCTCAG GTTGGGGGAATCTATGTCagattatttctgaaagatCCCAAATTTCCGCTTAGAAATCCAAAGAGATTTCTCGAGGGACTTCTCGATCAGTATCTTTCTTCCATTGCTGCTACACATTATGATGGGCAAGCTGTTGACACCGAACTTCCTCTGCTTCTTTCTGCTTCCTTGGTCTCATTACTTAGAGTATACCCTGCTCTTGCTGATCATGTTGGATATCTAGGTTATGTACCAAAACTTGTTTCAGCAGTCGCTTATGAAGGAAGAAGAGAAGCAATGACTTCAGATTCCTGTTTGCCTGATGATGATTCTGTTCAGAAAATTTCACAGACTCCACAGGAGCGAGTGCGCCTTAGTTGTTTGCGTGTCCTGCATCAACTTGCAGGTAGCACCACTTGTGCGGAAGCTATGGCAGCTACTAGTGTCGGTACACCCCAG GTGGTTCCCCTTCTGATGAAAGCAATTGGTTGGCAAGGTGGAAGCATTCTCGCTCTTGAAACTTTGAAGCGTGTTGTAGGTGCCGGCAATCGAGCAAGAGATGCGCTTGTTGCTCAGGGTCTTAA GGTTGGCCTTGTGGAAGTTCTTCTTGGTCTTCTTGATTGGCGAGCTGGGGTAAGAAATGGGCTTTCCTCACAGCTGAATTGGAATGAGTCAGAAGCATCGATCGGCCGGGTTCTTGCGATTGAG GTTTTGCACGCATTTGCAACAGAAGGGGCCTACTGTACCAAAGTGCGTGACATATTAGATGCCTCTGAT ATTTGGAATGCTTATAAAGATCAAAGGCATGATCTTTTTCTTCCTTCAAATGCTCAAACTTCAGCCGCCGGAGTTGCTGGTCTCATCGAAAGTTCGGGATCTAGTCTTACATATGCATTACCGGCTCCCCAAACACAACCTAGTCAAACAAAATTCCCCGCAACGGTTGCCTCTGATTCGAATGGAAGGCATGGCTAA